A genomic segment from Colletotrichum higginsianum IMI 349063 chromosome 5, whole genome shotgun sequence encodes:
- a CDS encoding alpha-1,2-Mannosidase, whose amino-acid sequence MFPLSETNLQTGSLSVLPQPHHDTTMGSSPNRRGRNSPTRHKVVGPINDSLQEPVRVHENEKTRLSGRIRNIVIVLSLIGLAVILLAGYLSDNALGHTHYAPQSQFVDWDDRREEVKESFMTSWNAYKKYAWGNDVFDPISKKGENMSPNGLGWIIVDSLDTMMLMNLTEPLADARKWLHRSLTWDQDQDINTFETTIRMMGGLLSAHYLSTQLPHVASRRDSVYLSKAVDLADRLLVAFESNSGIPYASVNIGKREGIASHADGGASSTAEAATVQLEMKYLSYLTGNEIYWQKAERVMQVLDEQKAEAGLVPIFVHPSHGRFTTREVRLGSRGDSYYEYLIKQYLQTGEVIYRDMWEDALGGIEKHLVTTTRNAALKFVAELPTGIGGPLLPKMDHLVCFLPGTIAMAATEGRTLAEARRDPDWTKHHENDIDLAIELMNTCWGMYAVTDTGLSPEITWFNASEADLQPRPGDRLLRRESSGTQLSVCLAQIFFGQLIIVTALSKWKKDYTIKPLDAHNLQRPETVESLFMMYRITGNSMYREWGWKIFQSFQAHTLVPGREGYTSLNDVRTVLPTTRDNMESFWLAETLKYFYLLFSPTDYMPLTEIVFNTEAHPFPRFSPRGSLKTGWQRLPR is encoded by the exons ATGTTCCCATTGTCAGAGACCAATCTTCAGACCGGATCGCTTTCTGTTCTTCCCCAGCCACATCACGACACGACAATGGGATCTTCTCCGAACAGGCGGGGACGAAACTCGCCCACAAGGCACAAAGTCGTTGGCCCAATCAACGACAGTTTGCAGGAACCCGTACGTGTACACGAGAATGAGAAGACAAGATTGAGCGGGAGAATCCGCAATATTGTCATCGTGTTGTCTCTCATAGGCCTCGCGGTTATTCTCCTCGCTGGATACTTGTCAGACAATGCCCTCGGACATACCCACTACGCACCTCAATCCCAGTTTGTTGATTGGGATGACCGGAGAGAGGAAGTGAAAGAATCATTCATGACAAGTTGGAACGCGTACAAGAAGTATGCATGGG GCAACGATGTGTTCGACCCCATTTCGAAAAAGGGCGAAAACATGTCCCCCAATGGCCTCGGCTGGATCATTGTGGATAGTCTCGACACGATGATGCTCATGAACCTGACCGAGCCCCTCGCCGATGCACGGAAGTGGCTGCATCGCAGTCTCACCTGGGACCAAGACCAGGACATTAACACATTCGAGACGACGATCCGCATGATGGGCGGATTGCTTTCAGCTCACTATCTATCTACACAGCTGCCACACGTTGCTTCTAGGAGGGACTCGGTCTACTTGtccaaggccgtcgacctcgcggACCGGCTCTTGGTAGCGTTCGAGTCCAACTCGGGCATACCCTATGCCAGCGTCAACATTGGGAAGCGAGAAGGAATCGCTTCCCACGCGGATGGCGGTGCTTCCTCTACAGCGGAGGCTGCCACCGTCCAGCTCGAAATGAAATACCTGTCATACTTGACGGGGAACGAAATCTACTGGCAGAAAGCAGAACGTGTCATGCAAGTACTGGACGAGCAGAAGGCGGAGGCAGGACTGGTGCCCATATTCGTACACCCGAGTCACGGACGTTTCACAACGAGAGAGGTACGGTTGGGAAGCCGGGGCGATTCTTACTACG AGTACCTCATCAAGCAATACCTCCAAACAGGTGAGGTCATCTACCGGGACATGTGGGAAGACGCTCTGGGCGGTATCGAGAAGCATCTCGTCACGACCACACGCAACGCAGCGCTCAAGTTCGTCGCGGAGCTCCCCACGGGAATTGGAGGGCCCCTTTTACCCAAGATGGATCATCTTGTATGCTTTCTTCCGGGAACAATTGCAATGGCA GCCACGGAGGGACGTACCTTGGCCGAGGCACGCCGCGACCCGGACTGGACCAAACACCATGAGAACGATATCGACCTCGCCATAGAACTCATGAACACATGCTGGGGCATGTATGCCGTCACGGATACCGGCCTTTCTCCCGAGATCACCTGGTTCAATGCCTCCGAGGCGGATCTGCAACCTCGACCTGGCGACAGGTTGTTACGTAGGGAAAGTAGCGGTACGCAACTCTCGGTTTGCCTCGCACAGATTTTTTTTGGTCAACTGATTATAGTCACAGCCCTTTCGAAATGGAAAAAGGACTACACCATCAAGCCGCTGGATGCACACAACCTTCAAAGGCCTGAGACCGTTGAGAGTCTCTTCATGATGTACCGCATCACAGGCAACTCGATGTACCGAGAGTGGGGCTGGAAAATCTTCCAATCGTTCCAGGCACACACTCTTGTACCTGGCAGAGAGGGGTACACGAGTCTCAACGATGTTCGAACGGTCCTGCCAACGACCAGAGACAACATGGAGAGTTTTTGGCTG GCCGAAACTCTCAAGTACTTCTACTTGCTGTTCTCGCCCACAGACTACATGCCGTTGACGGAGATTGTCTTCAACACCGAAGCCCACCCCTTTCCAAGATTTTCACCAAGGGGGTCGTTGAAGACGGGCTGGCAGAGATTGCCACGCTAG
- a CDS encoding Lpxtg-domain-containing protein, protein MSIRNSEGGQNVPRTLTRGLSCSSSSLLEPTEEWKQAEITDQAGTVTSFIALLTVFTPPSSCSTIYRLNGFSLVAYDPGFGVDIDTRVQCVPAAVTTWGEQGRLGFNTGEGHTAVSIGPLACPDRWTTVATSIKDNHSTLAMCCPPDYTLANGLSGSIMGDCRSNLLTDAVITYASTHFTNRQAWTMATSTIVRPTYVGAIAILGWTLDLAASETVSATATSVDGTTATTIISGQVETATNAPLLTTTIPSPFPTTTRSAFEATESPAVPGLPLPTAIGIGVGAGVGVISLAALAFFLWRRRRKQHRGSDAPPISESYPPIMMEPDKYLYATHYHELYGQQHERHQGPTEMFVPQNFAELDANVRETR, encoded by the exons ATGTCGATCCGAAATAGTGAAGGGGGGCAAAATGTGCCTCGGACTCTGACAAGAGGGTTGtcatgcagcagcagctcacTGTTGGAACCAACAGAAGAGTGGAAGCAAGCCGAAATT ACCGATCAGGCCGGCACTGTCACGTCGTTTATTGCACTTCTTACGGTCTTTACACCGCCATCCAGCTGTTCGACTATTTACCGGTTGAACGGGTTCAGTCTCGTTGCCTACGATCCAGGTTTCGGCGTCGATATCGACACCCGAGTACAATGTGTTCCAGCAGCAGTTACAACATGGGGGGAACAGGGCCGTCTGGGGTTCAATACTGGTGAAGGGCACACGGCCGTCAGCATTGGGCCCTTGGCATGCCCTGATCGATGGACCACGGTTGCAACTTCTATCAAAGACAATCACAGCACACTCGCAATGTGTTGTCCGCC GGACTACACGCTTGCAAATGGGCTATCCGGTTCGATCATGGGCGACTGTCGGTCCAATCTCTTAACCGACGCCGTCATAACTTATGCGTCAACACACTTCACCAATAGACAAGCCTGGACAATGGCAACGTCAACAATAGTGAGACCAACGTACGTCGGTGCCATTGCAATTCTTGGTTGGACTCTGGATCTCGCTGCATCCGAAACTGTTTCAGCTACAGCGACCAGCGTCGACGGAACTACGGCCACAACAATCATTTCCGGGCAAGTCGAGACAGCTACCAACGCCCCTCTCCTTACGACCACGATACCCAGCCCCTTCCCCACTACTACTCGGTCAGCTTTTGAAGCAACTGAAAGTCCCGCTGTTCCAGGCCTACCGCTTCCCACTGCCATTGGTattggtgttggtgctggAGTTGGTGTGATATCTCTTGCTGCACTTGCGTTCTTTCTCTGGCGCAGAAGGCGGAAACAACACCGCGGTTCCGACGCACCGCCGATCTCCGAGTCGTACCCTCCGATAATGATGGAACCTGACAAGTATTTGTATGCTACACATTATCACGAGCTTTACGGGCAGCAACACGAGAGACATCAGGGACCGACTGAGATGTTCGTTCCGCAAAACTTCGCTGAACTGGATGCCAACGTTCGTGAGACGAGGTAG
- a CDS encoding cupin, which produces MLTSVVNTVFAATLALSALGATAPHRRDNGSTPGLSLTAQLQLADTAVDRYRLLPGDEDFVFDFKKTQSFFANRQTFPALTGLGGRMAIAEVPACSMSFLHTHPRASELFAVVSGRILTEMVTEAGVVGPDGKPRVIRADLGPSQMTVFPQGAFHTQVNPECSPASIAVSFTSEEAGVGLIASQTFALSDDVIERSFGNTIAGEDIDKVRNAIPKGLAIKVDECLKKCGIQKRAA; this is translated from the exons ATGCTCACCAGTGTCGTCAACACCGTTTTCGCGGCTACCCTGGCGCTGTCTGCCCTGGGAGCTACTGCTCCTCATCGCAGAGACAACGGCTCGACGCCAGGCCTCAGTCTGACAGCTCAATTGCAACTTGCCGATAC TGCGGTCGACCGTTACCGTCTCCTTCCGGGCGACGAAGATTTTGTTTTCGACTTCAAGAAGACTCAGTCTTTTTTCGCTAACCGCCAGACCTTCCCTGCCCTGACTGGTCTGGGTGGCAGAATGGCTATTGCGGAAGTTCCTG CCTGCAGCATGAGCTTCCTTCACACTCACCCACGAGCCAGTGAGCTGTTCGCCGTGGTCTCGGGGCGCATTCTCACCGAAATGGTCACTGAAGCCGGGGTGGTTGGGCCCGACGGCAAGCCGCGAGTGATTCGCGCCGATCTTGGGCCTAGTCAGATGACTGTTTTCCCTCAGGGCGCCTTCCATACTCAGGTTAATCCGGAGTGCAGTCCCGCCTCCATTGCGGTCTCCTTTACCTCTGAGGAGGCAGGTGTGGGTCTCATTGCAAGCCAAACCTTTGCCCTGAGCGACGATGTCATTGAGCGTTCCTTCGGAaacaccatcgccggcgaAGACATTGACAAGGTGCGAAATGCTATTCCCAAGGGATTAGCTATCAAGGTGGACGAGTGCTTGAAGAAGTGCGGCATTCAGAAGCGTGCTGCTTAG